The following coding sequences lie in one Apium graveolens cultivar Ventura chromosome 1, ASM990537v1, whole genome shotgun sequence genomic window:
- the LOC141718359 gene encoding uncharacterized protein LOC141718359 — MADSSKGKDRQIGLSYPMLTKINYTAWAMKMKVYLQAYNVWEAVEPKDPKAPIEDKADKRAMTMIYQEISEELLLKLAERTTAKQVWPAIKTTSLGADRVKKFKAQTLKAEFESLKMNETEQLDDFCFKLNGWVAKIRALGESIGEKYVVKKILRAVPTKFLQITSTLEQFGNLETMSIVEVIGSLKAHE, encoded by the coding sequence ATGGCAGATTCAAGCAAGGGCAAAGACAGGCAAATTGGGCTTAGCTACCCAATGCTAACAAAAATAAATTATACTGCCTGGGCTATGAAAATGAAAGTATATTTGCAGGCATATAACGTGTGGGAAGCAGTAGAGCCCAAGGACCCAAAAGCACCCATCGAGGACAAGGCGGATAAACGTGCTATGACGATGATCTACCAGGAAATCTCAGAAGAACTGCTGTTGAAACTAGCGGAGCGTACAACTGCCAAACAAGTCTGGCCAGCCATTAAAACAACGTCTTTAGGTGCTGATAGGGTGAAGAAATTTAAGGCCCAAACTCTCAAGGCGGAGTTTGAGTCGCTGAAGATGAATGAGACGGAGCAATTGGATGACTTTTGTTTTAAATTGAATGGCTGGGTTGCGAAGATCAGGGCACTTGGAGAATCAATTGGAGAGAAGTACGTTGTGAAGAAAATCCTACGGGCAGTTCCAACAAAGTTTCTACAAATTACCTCAACACTTGAGCAATTTGGCAATTTAGAAACAATGTCTATAGTGGAGGTAATTGGCTCGTTGAAGGCTCATGAATAA